The genomic stretch CTACCAGTGGTAACAGATGTTTTTCCACGGCTTCATGAAAAGCTTCGCAGTCGGCAGGGGTATAATCAAAACGGTTAAGTTCGCGGAAACGATAGGAGCGATAATCCGGAAATCCTGCTTGGATGGCCAGGCGATGGCGTTTTTCAATCAGCTGGTCAAACAGCTCATCGAGAGAGTCCGTGATTCCAAGCCGGGCCTGGGCAATCTTTACAAAAGCCTCCTCCCGCAGCTTTCTGTCACTGTGTTCCAGCAGGCGGGCAGCCTGTGGCAGGGTGAGCTCCTGTCCCTGCAGTTCTACCGTGAGGGAACCGGTATATTGCCCGTATTTCCGCTGCAGCATGGCCAGCTCCGTCTGCAAGGGAATATTTTCAGGCCGGAACAAGGCGATGGCATTGCGCGTTTGTCTTAAAAACGGCCCGAACATTCGTTTATCCAGCTGATCCACAAACGGACAGTTGACCAGCTTTTGCCGGAAACGCTGGGCATATTCCTGCAATACGGGAGCAATTTCCTGGTAAAACTGCCGGTAGGCTTCTTCATATTCATGGTTAGCTGTATCCTGGCTGACGCGGATCTGCCGCCAACTGATGTCTTCATCTACAGCTGCTTCCAGTTCGCTCAGGTCATAGAGCCATTGCATCAGCGCATCTAGGCTGCCCAAAGCACGGGTTTCCAGTTCCTGCAGATAAGGCTGGATAGTGCTAAGCGTAGTCAATTGGAAATCTTTCGGCAGGTAATGCCGAGCATGGGGTGTAAGCTCTACGGGTTTCATCCGGATCAGGATTCTTTTTTCTTGCGGGAACGGGAAGTTTTGCGTGGAGTTTTTTCTTCTTCAGCGGTGGGTTCCGGCTGTTCAGCAGCCGGAGCCAGTTCAGCTTCCTGTGCAGCTTCTGCCTGAGCAGGTTCCGTATCAAACTGCAGCAGGCCATGGGCTTTCAACTGGGCATACCAGCGCACCATTTTTTTCAAGTCACTGAAATACACCCGATCGTCATCTAGCTCGGGGAAAACCTGATCAAAATAGTTGCGAAGGGATTTTTCATCCGTCTTCGATCCGTCCGGTACCGGATGTTTGTCTTCATGCTGCTGCATGGCCTTGAACACATCCTGCAGGGGCACATTCGCACCTGTCGTAAAAACTTCAATGGTTTCAATGGGCGTGAACCGGTGCTGTCGCGCCGACACAAAACGGGTAGTACGATCTTCCAGGGAACGCACAATACCACCTTCTGCCTTGCTGGAAACCATTTCATACAAACCGGGCAGGCCACTGATGGAAACAATATCCTTGTATGCCATTTTCTAACGATTTATGAATACGGAACGTTCACACTACCCTTGCAAAAGTAGCACTACCCGGATAACCCGCCAAGCTACTGTCAGAAAAAATTGGAATCTGTTCCGAAAACCGACCCGCAGGAGAAAAAGCAAGCAGCAGAGCCTTGCTTTAGTTGCTGGACAGTTGTTGCTGATCTATATGCATGCGGCAGGAAGTGCAGCCGCCTTTTTTACACATTTTATAGCCCAATCCACTTTCCGGTGTACAATCCGTATTTCCTTCATCACAATGGCAATACCAAGACGAGGCGTCGATTAACTGATCGACAGATACATCCGAACGCAGTTGACCACTTTTGGGTACCAGATAGGTAACCAGGCACCCAAACAAATTGACAGCCACCTCCCGGTATGCAGACCGACGGGAAAAATCAGGTTGAGGCTGTCCATAATTTTGGATATTAAATTGCTCCATCGCCTGGCGTACTGCCGGAATGTCAAATAACCCATTCGGTGGGTCGAATAAAGAATGGATTTCCTGCGTATCTTTCACAAAATGAATACCTTGTTTCAGGTCCACAAATCCATAACCTTCCAGACCCGACAGGCTGCTGCTGTGTCCCGTGCAGCTGATGGTGCCAGGCTCACACTGGCTGCATCCGAAATGCCCACGGATATAAAACACATCACATCCCTGTGTACACGCACCCGTACAGGTATAGTCTGTCTCGGTAAGCATCCGGATCTGACCAGTGGAATCGGTTCCCACCAAATATATCCCTTTAGGGAAATGAAAGCGTACCGTGGATCCGCCATTCAGGATTTCGGTAGTGGTTTGATCGGGTAAACGCAATTCCCCCAGATAGGCTCCATATAGGACTTGAGGAATACTTTTGGTATCGAGGCTGGGGGTCTGATTCTGCTGGGCTCCTTTATGACATCCGGAGAAAATGAGTCCGGCAAAAAGAGGTATACACACGTAAGGGAAAAAGGAAGATTTTAAAGTTTTCATGACAGTAGATTTTAAATTATTAAAATGGCTAACTATACTAATTTAACTCATTTAAAATTTTTTAACAAAAAAATTAGTTAAAAGGGTCGCTATTTTTTTACTTACCTGTGTTTTTCAGAATCCATAATTTTACACATATGCCATTCAAACTGGTATCCCTGTATCCGCCAGCCGGTGATCAGCCGGAAGCCATCGCACAGCTGACAGAAGGTATTCTCCGGGGCGAAAAGTTTCAAACCTTACTGGGAGTAACCGGCTCTGGCAAAACCTTTACCATTGCCAATGTCATCCAGAACGTGCAAAAGCCCACCCTGGTGCTCACGCACAACAAAACCCTGGTAGCCCAGCTGTATGGGGAATTCCGACAGTTTTTCCCCGAAAATGCCGTTGAATACTTTGTTTCCTATTACGATTACTACCAGCCCGAAGCTTATATTCCGGTTACCGATACCTATATTGAAAAAGACCTGTCTATCAACGAAGAGCTGGATAAGCTCCGGCTGAAAGCTACTTCCAGCCTGCTGTCCGGCCGACGCGACATCATTGTGGTGGCCAGTGTAAGCTGCATTTACGGCATTGGCAACCCGGCAGAATATGAAAGAAGCATTACCCGCATCCACAGGGGGCAACAAATCAGCCGGAGCGCCTTCCTGCGCTCTTTGGTAGAGGCCTTGTATAACCGCACCACGGCTGATTTTACCCGGGGTTCGTTTCGTGTGAAAGGAGATACCATAGAAGTCTATCCGCCCTATGCCGATTTCGGTCTGCGGATTATTTTCTTCGGAGATGAAATAGAAAGTATCGAACAATTTGACCTGCAAACCGGCAAACGCCTGCTGGAAATGGAGGATGCAGCTATCTTCCCCGCTAATCTCTATTTGGCTCCGCGGGATCAGTTCCAACAAATCCTCCAGGAAATCCAGGATGAGCTGGCTGCTCAGGTGGATTATTTCCGGTCTCAGGGAAAATATCTAGAAGCCCAGCGCCTCCAGGAAAGGGTTAATTACGACCTGGAAATGATCCGGGAATTAGGTTACTGCAATGGCATAGAAAACTACTCCCGCTTTTTTGATCGCCGTGCGCCCGGCACCCGTCCTTTCTGCCTGCTGGACTATTTCCCGAAAGATTATCTGATGGTGATTGATGAAAGCCACGTGACCATCCCGCAGGTAGCCGGTATGTATGGGGGTGACCGCTCACGCAAGCTCACATTGGTGGAATATGGATTCCGCCTGCCATCGGCACTGGATAACCGCCCGCTCAACTTCCAGGAATTCGAAAGCCTCCTGAATCAGGTCATCTTCATGAGTGCTACTCCCGGTGAATATGAACTGGAAAAATGTGAAGGGGTGGTGGTGGAACAGGTGGTCCGTCCAACGGGATTGTTGGATCCTCCCATTGAAGTGCGACCCAGCCAGAACCAGATTGATGAACTGCTGGATGAAATTGATAAGCGCGTAAAAAAAGGCGAACGCGTCCTGGTAGCCACGCTTAGCAAACGTATGGCCGAAGAGCTGGATACCTATCTCAAGCGGCTCCAAATCCGGTCTAAATATATCCACAGTGAAATTGATACCTTAGAACGAGTGGAAATCCTCCGGGAACTGCGCCTGGGGAAAGTGGATGTAATTGTGGGCGTGAATTTGTTGCGGGAAGGGCTTGACCTGCCCGAGGTTTCCCTGGTAGCTATCCTGGATGCCGATAAAGAAGGCTTTCTGCGCAACCAGACCTCCCTGACCCAGACAGCTGGCCGTGCAGCACGTAATGTGAATGGGCTGGTGATTTTCTATGCCGATACCATCACGGAAAGCATGCAGAAAACCATTGACGAAACCAATCGCCGCCGGGAAAAGCAAATCCGCTACAACCAGCAACATGGCATCACCCCCCGGGGCATTCAGAAATCCGTGCGCCAGATTTTGGAACAAACCTCTGTACTGGACATCCGCGAAGGCGAAATGCCTGCTGATACAGATTCTCCTGAACAACTTCCCCTTCAGGCCGTCGCCGAACCTGAGGCAGAATATCTCTCACCTGCCGAGCTAGAAAAACGCATCCGCACCCTTAAAAAAGCCATGGAAAAGGCCGCACGTGAACTGGATTTTATGGAAGCCGCCCGGCTGCGGGACCAGCTTTTTGCCCTCCAGCAAAAACAAAACGCTCGCAAATAATCTTCATCTTTTGTTCATCCTACCCACCAAGCTGCTTTTGAATTAAGCCTCTTTTTAATAAAACATTATTAAAAAAAATATGTGACATTTCAATTGAATAAAAAAGAAATTAAAAATATTTTTGCGCATACAAATTCAAATTTATCTTTCTTTAATTCAAAAACGTGCAGGTATGCTGGAATACGCAGAAAAAATAGCATCCCCGACCCGGAAAAGAGAACCTATCGCAAGTGCCCGGGGACACGAACACAGCGGACTTGCAGCCGCTATGCCCTTCCTGGTATTGGGAGCAATTGCCATTGTAGGGATTTTTATTCCTGTTGTTGCCGATTTTCCCGGACAATCGGCCTATAACGTGGCTGATATTGTATGGATGCTGATTGCCTCCGCGCTGGTATTGCTGATGACGCCCGGGTTGTCCTTTTTTTACGGTGGCATGGTAAGCAAGAAAAATGTGATCTCCACCATGTTGCAAAGTTTTATTGCCACAGGACTGATGAGTGTGCTTTGGGTGGTATGCGGATTTAGCCTGGCTTTTGGTACCAGCTGGCATGGCCTGATTGGCAATCCGTTGAGCTTTGCTTTCTTTCATG from Thermoflavifilum aggregans encodes the following:
- a CDS encoding DUF5606 family protein, which produces MAYKDIVSISGLPGLYEMVSSKAEGGIVRSLEDRTTRFVSARQHRFTPIETIEVFTTGANVPLQDVFKAMQQHEDKHPVPDGSKTDEKSLRNYFDQVFPELDDDRVYFSDLKKMVRWYAQLKAHGLLQFDTEPAQAEAAQEAELAPAAEQPEPTAEEEKTPRKTSRSRKKKES
- the uvrB gene encoding excinuclease ABC subunit UvrB codes for the protein MPFKLVSLYPPAGDQPEAIAQLTEGILRGEKFQTLLGVTGSGKTFTIANVIQNVQKPTLVLTHNKTLVAQLYGEFRQFFPENAVEYFVSYYDYYQPEAYIPVTDTYIEKDLSINEELDKLRLKATSSLLSGRRDIIVVASVSCIYGIGNPAEYERSITRIHRGQQISRSAFLRSLVEALYNRTTADFTRGSFRVKGDTIEVYPPYADFGLRIIFFGDEIESIEQFDLQTGKRLLEMEDAAIFPANLYLAPRDQFQQILQEIQDELAAQVDYFRSQGKYLEAQRLQERVNYDLEMIRELGYCNGIENYSRFFDRRAPGTRPFCLLDYFPKDYLMVIDESHVTIPQVAGMYGGDRSRKLTLVEYGFRLPSALDNRPLNFQEFESLLNQVIFMSATPGEYELEKCEGVVVEQVVRPTGLLDPPIEVRPSQNQIDELLDEIDKRVKKGERVLVATLSKRMAEELDTYLKRLQIRSKYIHSEIDTLERVEILRELRLGKVDVIVGVNLLREGLDLPEVSLVAILDADKEGFLRNQTSLTQTAGRAARNVNGLVIFYADTITESMQKTIDETNRRREKQIRYNQQHGITPRGIQKSVRQILEQTSVLDIREGEMPADTDSPEQLPLQAVAEPEAEYLSPAELEKRIRTLKKAMEKAARELDFMEAARLRDQLFALQQKQNARK